The proteins below come from a single Cytobacillus luteolus genomic window:
- a CDS encoding COG2426 family protein — MKERIKDFLVQNLEFLPPELIILVISALPILELRGGLPLAYIHYDFSLAKSILLSVSGNLLPLIPILLLFHPLSKWLMRFNLYQKMYNWLYHRTLKKGNNVEKYGAVGLLLFTALPLPTTGAYSACIAAAIFGIRFRYAFIAISLGVISAAIIVSLGLLSISIL, encoded by the coding sequence ATGAAAGAAAGAATAAAAGATTTCCTTGTGCAAAACCTTGAATTTTTGCCTCCAGAATTAATTATTTTAGTTATCTCGGCTTTACCGATTTTAGAATTAAGAGGTGGCTTACCACTTGCCTATATTCACTATGATTTTAGTCTTGCAAAATCAATCCTATTAAGTGTAAGTGGAAATTTACTTCCATTAATCCCAATACTTTTACTTTTTCATCCATTAAGTAAGTGGTTAATGAGGTTTAATCTATATCAAAAAATGTATAATTGGCTTTATCATCGTACGTTAAAAAAAGGAAATAATGTTGAAAAATACGGAGCCGTGGGACTGCTATTATTTACAGCACTTCCTCTCCCAACAACTGGAGCCTATAGTGCTTGTATAGCAGCTGCTATCTTTGGAATTCGTTTTCGTTATGCTTTTATAGCCATTTCACTTGGGGTGATAAGTGCTGCAATCATTGTTAGTTTAGGATTACTATCTATTTCAATTTTATAG
- the spoVB gene encoding stage V sporulation protein B, translated as MSKQTFLQGTLILIVAGLITKVLGFINRIVVANLIGAEGVGLYMMAVPTFVLTITLVQMGLPVAISKLIAEAEAIGDRRKIKKILVVSLTVTGSLSLIFTPTMIFLAPILSETLFTDSRTYWPLLAISPIVPIIAISSVLRGYFQGRQNMRPAAISQVIEQVVRITLVAVFTKAFLPYGIEFAAAGAMISAVIGELISLLYMFWMFKTKKRVKVRTDFFKAVKAGKQTFNELMSIALPTTGSRLIGSIAWFFEPIVVAQSLAIAGVATHLATSQYGQLTGFALPLLLLPSFITYALATSLVPAISEAAAKKQTLLIEHRLQQALRLSLVTGGLAVVVLYVFAAPLMELIYGSGESAIFVKVMAPFFIFYYFQGPLQATLQALDLAKAAMINSIIGAVVKTIAIFALATRPELGIMGAALAIVAGMVLVTLLHFSTIVKIISYSFYVRDYIKSFLTMVGSGICGHYLFTTVFISLPLISKTLVSIIFTSLVYCVLLFAFRLVDRNEVKRIPFVGPPLAAFLPIKK; from the coding sequence ATGTCGAAACAAACATTTTTACAAGGAACGTTAATACTCATAGTTGCTGGCCTTATAACGAAGGTTTTAGGCTTTATAAATCGAATAGTTGTAGCTAACTTGATTGGTGCAGAAGGTGTTGGCCTATATATGATGGCTGTGCCTACTTTCGTACTTACGATAACACTTGTACAAATGGGGCTACCTGTTGCGATTTCTAAGCTTATTGCTGAGGCTGAGGCAATTGGTGATCGGAGAAAGATAAAAAAAATACTTGTTGTTTCTCTAACCGTCACCGGCTCACTAAGTTTAATCTTCACACCTACAATGATATTCCTAGCTCCAATTCTATCTGAAACATTATTTACTGATTCTAGAACATATTGGCCTCTATTAGCTATCTCTCCAATTGTTCCAATTATCGCTATCTCATCTGTGTTAAGGGGTTATTTCCAGGGCCGACAAAACATGCGTCCCGCTGCCATATCTCAAGTAATTGAGCAGGTTGTACGAATAACACTTGTAGCAGTATTTACTAAAGCCTTTCTACCTTATGGAATTGAGTTTGCCGCGGCGGGGGCAATGATATCAGCGGTAATAGGTGAATTAATTTCCTTACTTTATATGTTCTGGATGTTTAAAACGAAGAAACGAGTAAAAGTCCGAACTGATTTTTTCAAAGCTGTAAAGGCAGGGAAGCAAACGTTTAATGAATTAATGTCAATAGCTCTACCGACAACAGGCAGCAGATTGATAGGTTCAATTGCTTGGTTTTTTGAACCAATTGTAGTTGCTCAAAGTTTAGCTATTGCAGGTGTTGCTACACACCTTGCCACTAGCCAATATGGTCAGCTAACTGGATTTGCTTTACCTTTATTACTGTTGCCATCATTTATAACATATGCTCTCGCAACATCCTTAGTTCCAGCAATTAGCGAGGCGGCCGCTAAAAAACAAACTCTTTTAATTGAACACCGTTTGCAACAAGCACTTAGATTATCTTTAGTTACCGGTGGTTTAGCAGTAGTAGTTTTATATGTTTTTGCAGCACCTCTTATGGAACTTATTTATGGGAGTGGAGAGTCCGCGATTTTTGTAAAGGTAATGGCTCCCTTCTTTATCTTTTACTACTTTCAAGGACCTTTACAGGCTACATTACAGGCATTAGATTTAGCAAAAGCCGCCATGATTAATAGCATAATAGGTGCAGTAGTTAAGACGATCGCTATATTCGCATTAGCAACACGTCCTGAGCTTGGAATTATGGGTGCTGCTTTAGCAATAGTTGCAGGTATGGTTTTAGTTACCCTACTGCATTTTAGTACAATTGTAAAAATCATTTCTTATAGTTTTTATGTAAGGGATTATATTAAGAGCTTTTTAACAATGGTCGGATCAGGTATTTGTGGGCACTATTTATTTACAACTGTATTTATATCCTTGCCTCTAATTAGTAAAACATTAGTTTCAATCATCTTTACTTCACTAGTCTATTGCGTTCTTCTATTTGCATTTAGACTGGTTGATAGAAATGAAGTGAAGAGAATCCCATTTGTTGGTCCACCACTTGCAGCATTTCTACCAATTAAAAAGTAA
- a CDS encoding DUF2905 domain-containing protein, whose protein sequence is MGKILMTLGIILLIIGMIWQFIGKLPGDIVIKKGNTTFYFPIVTSIVVSIVLSIIFYVIGRFK, encoded by the coding sequence ATGGGGAAAATATTAATGACCCTAGGCATAATCCTACTTATCATAGGCATGATATGGCAATTTATAGGAAAACTTCCTGGTGATATTGTTATAAAAAAGGGCAACACAACATTCTACTTTCCAATTGTAACATCAATTGTGGTAAGCATCGTCCTATCAATCATCTTCTATGTGATTGGTCGATTTAAATGA
- a CDS encoding LapA family protein: protein MKGQWSLILAFLFAIIVALFAVINVEPVEVDYLFGTADWPLILIILGSVSMGGIIVASAGIFRLFVLQRKVKGLEKENAALKVEVDNKNEQLKETTPSEPLEETAEHKESSELK, encoded by the coding sequence ATGAAGGGACAATGGAGTTTAATCTTAGCATTCTTATTTGCTATTATAGTTGCATTATTTGCAGTAATAAATGTTGAGCCGGTTGAAGTTGACTATCTATTTGGGACTGCTGACTGGCCACTTATCCTTATTATTTTAGGTTCAGTATCAATGGGGGGAATAATTGTGGCATCTGCCGGGATATTCCGACTTTTTGTATTACAAAGGAAAGTAAAAGGACTTGAAAAAGAAAATGCAGCTCTTAAGGTGGAAGTTGATAACAAAAATGAACAACTTAAAGAAACTACACCTTCAGAACCATTAGAAGAGACAGCTGAACATAAGGAAAGTAGTGAACTAAAATAA
- a CDS encoding cation diffusion facilitator family transporter translates to MVGVVGNLGLAILKYVIGVISGSRALVADAAHSATDVAGSLAVFIGLRAAKQPPDEDHPYGHGKAESIAAIIVSVLLFLVGIEIGKSSFEAFFEPIEAPKTIAIYALIISIIAKEAMFRYKYKLGKRIKSDAIIVNAYDHRSDVYSSIAALIGVGAAILGEKMGIPWLEYGDPVAGLFVSILILKTAWKLGKESIHNTLDHVLHEEDTVEMRNVVLTVPGVKKIGSLHAREHGHYVIVDIKVSVDPHITVEEGHKIGKTVKQKLIEVSNVQDVFVHINPYSEDDED, encoded by the coding sequence ATGGTAGGAGTAGTCGGAAATCTTGGATTAGCTATTTTAAAATATGTAATCGGTGTCATCTCAGGAAGTAGAGCATTAGTAGCAGATGCTGCGCATTCCGCGACGGATGTTGCTGGTTCTTTAGCGGTTTTTATTGGGTTACGTGCAGCAAAGCAACCACCTGACGAGGATCATCCATATGGTCACGGGAAAGCCGAATCCATTGCTGCTATCATCGTATCTGTACTTTTATTTTTAGTTGGTATAGAGATTGGAAAATCTTCATTTGAAGCGTTTTTCGAACCCATAGAGGCACCAAAGACAATCGCTATTTACGCACTTATCATATCAATCATTGCCAAAGAAGCAATGTTTAGATACAAATACAAGTTGGGTAAAAGAATAAAAAGTGATGCAATTATCGTTAATGCTTACGACCACCGATCAGATGTCTACTCCTCTATTGCCGCATTAATTGGTGTAGGGGCAGCCATTCTAGGAGAAAAAATGGGAATTCCATGGTTAGAATATGGAGACCCTGTTGCAGGCTTATTTGTTTCTATTCTAATTCTTAAAACAGCTTGGAAGTTAGGGAAAGAATCAATTCATAATACCCTGGACCATGTTTTACATGAAGAAGATACTGTTGAAATGCGAAATGTAGTATTAACAGTACCTGGGGTTAAAAAGATTGGTTCTCTACATGCTCGTGAGCATGGACATTATGTAATAGTAGATATAAAAGTTTCTGTTGATCCACATATAACAGTCGAAGAAGGTCATAAAATAGGAAAAACGGTAAAACAAAAATTAATAGAGGTTTCAAATGTCCAAGATGTGTTCGTACATATTAATCCTTATTCAGAAGATGATGAGGATTAA
- the yajC gene encoding preprotein translocase subunit YajC, with protein MEGLLGTVGPLILMFAIFYFLLIRPQQKRQKAVREMQSSIKKGDKVITVGGFHGIVDAIDEDTIVLKAGDGARLTFDRQAVRETRN; from the coding sequence ATGGAAGGTTTATTAGGAACAGTTGGACCATTAATACTAATGTTTGCTATTTTTTATTTTCTGTTAATCCGTCCACAGCAAAAGCGTCAAAAAGCAGTTCGTGAAATGCAATCGTCTATTAAAAAAGGTGATAAAGTTATAACTGTTGGTGGATTTCACGGTATTGTTGATGCAATTGATGAGGATACAATCGTACTTAAAGCTGGAGACGGCGCTAGACTTACTTTTGATCGTCAAGCAGTACGCGAAACAAGAAATTAG
- a CDS encoding post-transcriptional regulator: protein MSINKHPFDQYRTQVEPALISKLEEFQLFGYDKVTEEELWGFLTKKRWKKATEERKLHEIVNDILSLNISDYITYATIEAFKSTDNVFSEEGKESYKALFGK from the coding sequence ATGAGTATTAATAAACATCCTTTCGACCAATATCGTACACAGGTTGAGCCTGCATTAATTAGTAAACTTGAGGAATTCCAATTGTTTGGTTATGACAAAGTGACTGAAGAAGAGTTATGGGGGTTTTTAACAAAAAAGAGATGGAAGAAAGCAACTGAAGAAAGAAAACTTCATGAAATTGTGAATGATATTTTATCACTAAATATCAGTGATTATATTACATATGCTACAATTGAAGCCTTTAAATCTACGGATAATGTATTTTCTGAAGAAGGCAAAGAGTCGTATAAAGCTTTGTTTGGAAAGTAA
- the secDF gene encoding protein translocase subunit SecDF, whose translation MVKRGRIVAFFLLVLLIGSLMGTTLNGIVNNIKLGLDLQGGFEILYEVKPAKEGDVIDRDVLLSTVEALDRRVNVLGVSEPNIQIEGEDRIRVQLAGVDDQNTVREILSTQAKLTFRDVNDNIMLDGTDLVENGAKQSFAEQNQPIVSLKLKDANLFKEVTEDILAMGVPNNLLVIWLDFEEGVDSYAAEALKAEPKFISAPRVSQILNTSDVQIEGNFTVESADQLADLLNAGSLPVDLEEIYSTSVGAKFGETALQKTVFAGMIGIAIIFLFMIFYYRFPGIIAVVTLSIYIFLILQIFDWMNAVLTLPGIAALLLGVGMAVDANIITYERIREELRLGKSVMSAFKSGNRNSLSTIFDANITTLLAAVVLFSFGTSSVKGFATMLIVSILVSFLTAVYGSRLLLGLWVNSRIFNNKPGLFGVKQSEIADIATVTDETEVVTRYDRFDFVKHRKKFFIASGVMFVLGIGLLLTLKLNLGIDFASGTRVEILAEKSLTAQEVTEEFRDLGYEPKDVILSGDNKEIGVARFIGVLSKDEIAEVKTHFQNLYGAEPSVSTVSPTVGKELARNAFFAVMIASIGIIIYVTIRFEMIMAIAAIIALLHDAFFIIMLFSLTRLEVDITFIAAILTIVGYSINDTIVTFDRIRELMKKSKRVKTFEDLSDIVNKALRQTLGRSVSTVITVVFVVLALLFLGAESITNFSFALLVGLIAGTYSSLFLASQLWLVWKHKQLEKRRYAKIEDKEPEPEV comes from the coding sequence ATGGTAAAAAGAGGTCGGATAGTAGCTTTTTTTCTGCTTGTACTTCTTATCGGAAGTTTAATGGGTACAACGCTAAATGGAATTGTAAATAATATAAAACTTGGATTAGACCTTCAAGGTGGTTTTGAAATTCTATATGAAGTTAAACCTGCCAAAGAAGGAGATGTCATTGATCGAGATGTACTACTAAGTACGGTTGAAGCTCTGGATAGACGTGTAAACGTCCTTGGGGTAAGTGAACCTAATATCCAGATTGAAGGTGAAGATCGTATCCGTGTCCAGTTAGCTGGAGTGGATGATCAAAACACAGTTCGTGAAATATTATCAACGCAAGCAAAGCTAACATTCCGTGATGTAAATGATAACATCATGTTGGATGGAACTGACCTAGTTGAAAATGGAGCAAAGCAAAGCTTTGCGGAGCAAAACCAACCAATTGTTAGCTTAAAGTTAAAAGATGCAAATTTGTTTAAAGAAGTAACTGAGGATATTTTGGCTATGGGTGTCCCTAACAACCTTCTTGTCATTTGGTTAGATTTTGAAGAAGGTGTGGACTCTTATGCTGCTGAAGCACTAAAAGCTGAACCAAAATTCATTTCAGCACCAAGGGTTTCACAAATATTAAATACATCAGATGTTCAAATTGAAGGTAATTTTACAGTTGAAAGTGCAGATCAATTGGCTGATCTACTCAATGCAGGTTCACTTCCTGTAGACCTTGAAGAAATTTATTCAACATCAGTTGGCGCAAAATTCGGTGAAACAGCATTGCAAAAAACAGTCTTTGCTGGAATGATCGGTATTGCAATTATCTTTTTATTTATGATTTTCTATTACCGCTTCCCAGGAATTATTGCGGTTGTCACACTAAGCATTTACATTTTCTTGATTCTGCAAATTTTCGACTGGATGAATGCTGTATTAACATTACCAGGTATTGCGGCTTTACTGCTTGGTGTTGGTATGGCGGTTGATGCGAATATCATTACTTATGAGCGCATTAGGGAAGAATTAAGATTAGGAAAATCTGTAATGTCTGCCTTTAAATCTGGTAATCGAAATTCCTTGTCAACAATCTTTGATGCAAACATTACGACTCTGTTAGCTGCAGTTGTATTATTTAGTTTTGGTACAAGCTCTGTTAAAGGTTTTGCGACAATGCTAATTGTCAGTATTTTGGTCAGCTTCTTAACAGCTGTATATGGCTCGCGTTTACTCCTTGGCCTATGGGTTAATAGTCGCATCTTTAATAATAAGCCAGGACTCTTTGGAGTTAAACAAAGTGAGATTGCTGATATAGCAACAGTAACAGATGAAACAGAAGTAGTAACGAGATATGATCGTTTTGATTTCGTGAAGCATCGTAAGAAATTCTTCATTGCTTCAGGAGTTATGTTTGTTTTAGGTATTGGTTTACTATTAACGTTAAAGTTGAATCTAGGGATTGATTTTGCTAGTGGTACACGTGTAGAAATCCTAGCTGAGAAGTCGCTAACAGCCCAAGAGGTAACTGAAGAATTTAGAGACCTTGGTTATGAGCCAAAAGATGTTATCCTTTCAGGTGATAATAAAGAAATTGGAGTTGCAAGGTTTATAGGCGTACTATCTAAGGATGAAATTGCAGAGGTTAAAACTCATTTTCAAAACCTTTATGGCGCAGAACCAAGTGTAAGCACGGTATCTCCAACTGTAGGTAAAGAACTTGCAAGAAATGCTTTTTTTGCAGTGATGATAGCATCCATAGGAATTATCATCTACGTAACGATTCGTTTTGAAATGATAATGGCGATAGCAGCGATTATAGCGTTACTACACGATGCCTTCTTTATCATTATGTTGTTTAGCTTAACACGTTTAGAAGTGGATATTACATTTATAGCTGCAATACTAACAATTGTCGGCTATTCGATTAATGATACAATAGTAACGTTTGACCGCATTCGTGAGTTAATGAAGAAGTCGAAGAGAGTGAAAACGTTCGAAGACCTCTCCGATATTGTGAATAAAGCATTACGCCAAACACTTGGCAGATCAGTAAGTACTGTAATCACAGTGGTATTTGTCGTCCTAGCTTTACTATTCCTAGGTGCAGAATCCATCACCAACTTCTCGTTTGCTTTACTAGTTGGATTAATTGCTGGTACGTATTCTTCACTTTTCCTTGCATCACAGTTATGGTTAGTTTGGAAACATAAACAACTTGAGAAGAGACGCTATGCGAAAATCGAAGATAAAGAACCTGAGCCAGAAGTATAA
- the queA gene encoding tRNA preQ1(34) S-adenosylmethionine ribosyltransferase-isomerase QueA, which translates to MKVDLFDFHLPEELIAQTPLEDREASRLLVLDKQTGELTHDTFRSILTYLNEGDCLVLNDTRVLPARLFGVKEDTGAKVEVLLLKQASDDTWETLVKPAKRVKEGSVLTFGDGRLKATCTGTSDQGGRTFEFQYEGIFYEVLDSLGEMPLPPYIKEQLDDQERYQTVFARERGSAAAPTAGLHFTEKLLQEIKDKGVHVAFITLHVGLGTFRPVSVDSIEEHDMHSEFYQMTKGTAELLNKVKAEGGRIISVGTTSTRTLETIMNTYSQFQECNGWTNIFIYPGYEFKAIDGLITNFHLPKSTLVMMISALVGREKILHAYNEAVKERYRFFSFGDAMLII; encoded by the coding sequence ATGAAAGTAGATTTATTTGATTTCCATTTACCAGAGGAACTCATCGCTCAAACTCCGCTTGAAGATCGAGAAGCCTCTAGGCTACTAGTACTAGATAAGCAAACAGGAGAACTAACCCACGATACATTTAGATCCATTCTTACATACCTAAATGAAGGAGACTGTTTAGTCCTAAATGATACAAGGGTTTTACCTGCAAGGCTATTCGGAGTAAAAGAAGATACTGGCGCAAAAGTTGAGGTATTGTTGTTAAAACAAGCATCAGATGATACATGGGAAACCCTAGTTAAACCGGCAAAGAGAGTGAAAGAAGGTAGTGTGCTAACATTTGGAGATGGACGCCTAAAGGCAACTTGTACAGGTACGAGTGATCAAGGAGGAAGAACCTTCGAGTTTCAATATGAAGGCATCTTCTACGAAGTTCTAGATTCACTTGGAGAAATGCCATTACCACCCTACATTAAAGAACAATTAGATGACCAAGAACGTTACCAGACTGTATTTGCTCGAGAACGAGGTTCAGCAGCTGCCCCTACAGCAGGATTACATTTTACCGAAAAATTACTGCAAGAAATTAAGGATAAAGGAGTTCATGTTGCCTTTATAACGTTACATGTTGGATTAGGAACGTTTCGACCTGTAAGTGTTGACTCAATTGAAGAACATGATATGCACTCAGAATTTTATCAAATGACCAAAGGAACAGCAGAACTACTAAATAAAGTAAAAGCAGAAGGTGGAAGAATCATTTCTGTTGGAACAACATCAACACGAACCCTCGAAACAATTATGAATACATACAGTCAATTTCAGGAATGCAATGGCTGGACGAATATCTTTATCTATCCAGGTTATGAATTTAAAGCAATAGATGGGTTAATTACAAACTTCCATCTACCTAAATCAACACTAGTTATGATGATCAGTGCACTAGTAGGAAGAGAAAAGATTTTACATGCATACAATGAAGCAGTAAAGGAACGTTATCGTTTCTTTAGCTTTGGAGATGCTATGCTAATTATCTAA
- a CDS encoding DUF421 domain-containing protein, with translation MEEYVIITARTIFIYFVILFIFRLMGKREIGELSIVDLVVSIMIAEMAVVSIENTSDPLLHTVFPMLLLMLIQIALAYFSIKSQKIRELIDGKPTVIIDKGKIDEHEMRKQRYNFDDLLLQLREKNVRSVSDVEFAILEPSGKLSVFQKEYEQQQNNNPTVSEFEWPIIIDGVVQEKQLEKINKTNLWIRQQLRNLGYKDIKKISYCSYNEKKGTFVIDIKDEKK, from the coding sequence GTGGAGGAATATGTAATCATTACCGCTAGAACGATTTTTATTTACTTTGTGATCTTATTTATATTTCGTCTAATGGGCAAAAGAGAAATTGGTGAGTTAAGTATAGTAGATCTAGTTGTTTCGATTATGATTGCTGAGATGGCTGTTGTATCTATCGAAAATACATCTGATCCATTGCTGCATACAGTTTTTCCAATGTTATTACTGATGCTAATTCAAATTGCTTTAGCCTACTTTTCAATTAAAAGCCAAAAAATTCGCGAACTTATAGATGGTAAACCTACGGTAATTATCGATAAAGGAAAAATTGATGAACATGAAATGAGAAAACAACGGTATAATTTTGATGATTTACTTTTACAATTAAGGGAGAAAAATGTTCGAAGTGTTTCTGATGTAGAGTTTGCAATACTTGAGCCATCTGGCAAGCTTTCTGTGTTCCAAAAGGAGTACGAACAACAACAAAACAATAATCCTACAGTAAGTGAATTCGAGTGGCCTATCATTATCGACGGGGTTGTTCAAGAAAAACAACTAGAAAAAATAAATAAAACAAATTTATGGATACGACAGCAACTACGTAACCTTGGATATAAGGATATTAAGAAGATATCTTACTGTTCCTATAACGAGAAAAAAGGGACGTTCGTTATTGATATAAAGGATGAAAAAAAATAA
- the ruvB gene encoding Holliday junction branch migration DNA helicase RuvB, translated as MEERIVSGEADIDESSLEQSLRPQTLKQYIGQDKVKANMEVFIEAAKMRQETLDHVLLYGPPGLGKTTLATIIANEMGVNIRTTSGPAIERPGDLAAVLTALEPGDVLFIDEIHRLHRSVEEVLYPAMEDFCLDIVIGKGETARSVRLDLPPFTLVGATTRAGSLSAPLRDRFGVLSRLEYYNEAQLTDIVERTAEILDVAIEPNAAIEVARRSRGTPRIANRLLRRVRDFAQVRGNGEITNTLCSEALELLQVDSLGLDHIDHKLLKGIIEKFRGGPVGLETIAATIGEEAHTIEDVYEPYLLQIGFLQRTPRGRIVTELVYNHFHMEIPKE; from the coding sequence AACAGTATATTGGCCAAGATAAGGTTAAAGCCAATATGGAAGTCTTTATTGAAGCAGCAAAGATGAGACAAGAAACGTTAGATCACGTCCTATTGTATGGACCTCCTGGTCTTGGGAAAACTACTCTTGCTACAATTATTGCTAATGAGATGGGTGTGAATATCCGAACGACTTCTGGACCTGCAATTGAACGTCCAGGTGATTTGGCTGCTGTTTTAACTGCCTTAGAGCCAGGTGATGTCTTATTTATAGATGAGATACATAGATTACACCGCTCCGTCGAAGAGGTTCTTTATCCTGCGATGGAGGACTTTTGTTTGGATATAGTTATTGGTAAAGGGGAAACGGCAAGGTCTGTAAGGTTAGATCTCCCTCCATTCACCCTTGTAGGGGCTACTACAAGGGCTGGATCTCTGTCCGCACCTCTACGGGACCGGTTCGGTGTGTTAAGTAGACTTGAATATTATAATGAAGCACAGCTAACCGATATAGTTGAACGAACCGCTGAAATACTAGATGTAGCGATTGAACCAAATGCAGCCATTGAAGTTGCTAGACGATCACGTGGGACTCCGAGAATTGCTAATCGTCTCTTGAGAAGAGTTAGAGATTTTGCTCAAGTTCGAGGGAATGGAGAAATAACGAATACTCTTTGCAGCGAAGCACTTGAACTTCTTCAGGTCGATAGTTTAGGATTGGATCATATTGACCATAAATTACTTAAAGGGATCATTGAAAAGTTCAGAGGAGGACCTGTTGGTCTAGAAACCATTGCTGCAACAATTGGCGAAGAGGCTCATACGATTGAAGATGTATATGAACCCTATTTATTGCAAATTGGCTTTCTCCAACGAACACCAAGAGGCAGGATTGTAACCGAGTTAGTTTACAACCACTTCCACATGGAAATTCCTAAGGAGTGA
- the tgt gene encoding tRNA guanosine(34) transglycosylase Tgt has translation MTAIRYELIKTCKQTGARLGKVHTPHGSFDTPVFMPVGTLATVKTMSPEDLKEMGAGIILSNTYHLWLRPGHEIVKEAGGLHKFMNWDRAILTDSGGFQVFSLSEFREIQEEGVHFRNHLNGDKLFLSPEKAMDIQNALGSDIMMAFDECPPYPAEFDYMKKSVERTSRWAERCLNAHQRPNDQGLFGIVQGGEYEELRKQSAKDLVSMDFPGYAVGGLSVGEPKDVMNRVLDFTTPWLPTNKPRYLMGVGSPDSLIDGAIRGIDMFDCVLPTRIARNGTLMTSEGRLVVKNAQFARDYRPLDENCDCYTCRNYSRAYIRHLIKCEETFGIRLTTYHNLHFLLKLMEQVRQAIMEDRLGDFREEFFERYGFNKPNAKNF, from the coding sequence TTGACGGCAATACGTTATGAATTAATAAAAACTTGTAAACAAACAGGAGCTAGGCTCGGTAAGGTTCATACTCCACATGGTTCATTTGATACTCCGGTATTTATGCCAGTTGGTACCTTAGCCACTGTAAAGACCATGTCACCAGAAGATTTAAAAGAAATGGGTGCTGGTATAATTCTAAGTAACACCTACCATTTATGGCTACGCCCAGGACATGAGATTGTAAAAGAAGCTGGTGGGTTACATAAGTTTATGAATTGGGATCGTGCTATTCTTACAGATTCAGGTGGCTTCCAAGTTTTTAGTTTAAGTGAATTTCGTGAAATTCAAGAAGAGGGCGTTCATTTTCGAAATCATCTAAATGGTGATAAGTTATTTCTCTCACCTGAAAAAGCTATGGATATTCAAAATGCTCTTGGCTCCGATATCATGATGGCATTTGACGAATGTCCACCTTACCCTGCTGAATTTGACTATATGAAAAAATCAGTTGAACGAACAAGCCGCTGGGCTGAAAGATGTTTAAATGCACACCAACGCCCAAATGACCAAGGGCTATTTGGAATCGTCCAAGGTGGGGAGTATGAAGAACTCCGAAAACAAAGCGCAAAGGATTTAGTTTCAATGGATTTCCCTGGGTATGCAGTTGGAGGACTTTCGGTTGGAGAACCAAAGGACGTAATGAACAGAGTGTTAGATTTCACAACTCCATGGCTTCCTACTAATAAGCCAAGATATTTAATGGGAGTGGGGTCTCCTGATTCATTAATTGATGGTGCAATTCGTGGAATTGATATGTTTGATTGTGTACTTCCTACAAGAATTGCTCGTAATGGGACACTAATGACAAGTGAAGGAAGATTGGTTGTTAAGAATGCACAGTTCGCGAGAGATTATCGACCTCTTGATGAAAATTGTGATTGTTATACTTGCCGTAATTATAGCAGAGCCTATATTCGTCACTTAATTAAATGTGAAGAAACCTTTGGGATAAGATTAACGACTTATCATAATCTTCATTTTCTGTTAAAATTAATGGAGCAGGTTAGACAAGCTATTATGGAAGACCGACTTGGTGATTTCCGTGAAGAATTCTTTGAGCGCTATGGTTTTAATAAACCGAATGCAAAAAATTTCTAG
- a CDS encoding TIGR04086 family membrane protein, producing the protein MKNMGIAMIYGVVAILVVVLGSSLLFSLLLKFTTLQESSLSWVILILSFLALFIGGFVSGGKGKEKGWLMGGATGLLYILIVFLFNFLGFDSTFSTEQFFYHTGFLATAMIGGIIGVNVTTPARNA; encoded by the coding sequence ATGAAAAACATGGGTATAGCAATGATTTATGGTGTCGTAGCAATCTTAGTAGTTGTATTAGGCTCTAGTTTATTATTTTCTCTATTGCTTAAATTTACGACACTACAGGAATCTTCATTGTCCTGGGTTATCTTAATTCTTTCATTCTTAGCGCTATTTATCGGTGGTTTTGTTTCGGGAGGGAAAGGAAAAGAAAAAGGATGGTTAATGGGAGGCGCAACAGGCTTGTTATACATCCTAATTGTGTTTTTGTTTAACTTTTTAGGTTTTGATAGTACTTTCTCCACTGAGCAGTTCTTTTATCATACTGGGTTCTTAGCTACAGCAATGATTGGCGGTATAATTGGGGTTAATGTAACGACTCCTGCTAGAAACGCATAA